GCCTCCGCCAGGCCATCGACCAGCAGCATCTGGCTGAAGCCGAGTCGCAGCTTGCCGACCGCGGTGCGGCAGATGTAGCGCGCGTCCTGCGGGGTGCCGTCGTGCAACAATTCGGCCAGCGCACGGAACTTGCGTTCCTGCGAACCGGTGCCGGTCTCGTGCGAGAGCGCGTGCAGCCGCTCCCATACGCGGCCCACGGTCAGCGGCGCCTCGAAGAGCGACTGCTGCGACTTGGCCGCCAGTGCCTCCTCTGCGACAAGGCCGATGTCGCCCGCCGCGGCGTAGCTCTCCTGCAACTCTTCGAGCGGGATGCCACTGGCGAGCGCCAGCGTGCGGAGAACGCTCTTGTCGGAGAGCCCCACTTCGCGCGAATCGTAGGCGGGGCCGAGCTGGCCGAGGCAGAGATGCGCCACTGCCGCCAGTTCCTCCGGTGGCGTGTCGCTGAAGAGGTCGGCCAGCAGCGTCGCCAGCTCGAGCCGGCTGCGCGTCTGCTCCATATCGGCGTAGGCTGCGGTCAACCGTCCGTACTCCACGCCGGGGGAACACCAGATGGTATTAAGAATATGCTGCTGCCGGGTGGATGTTTGTTTAAATATTTATCGTTATAAAATTTGATACGTTTTGTTCAATTCCGTCTGGAGCTTCATCTTGCACTTTCAGAACTGTTTTTTGAGGTGGCGTCAGGTTTGTTTAGAGTGCAGAGGCGAATTCAACAGATACATATTAACCACAGTACCAATGGCCTCGGTCCGCTCCCGGAGCCGTGATAGAAGTGGACAAGTCAGGCAAAGTCGGCAGCAATCGCAGCCACGGGTTGCGTTTGGCTGATACTGGCTTCACTAATGGCAACGGCCTGACCAATGGCAACGGCCTGACCAATGGCAATGGGTTGACAAATGGCAATGGGTTGACAAATGGCAACGGCCTGACTAACGGCAACGGCCTGACGAACGGCAATGGCCTGACCAATGGCAATGGCCTGACCAATGGCAACGGCTTGACGAATGGTGCCGGAATCGGCGGCTTCGTGCGGGTCCCGCTCGCCCCTGTCGCTTCGCGAAACGCGCTGGCGGCGACCGCCGCCGCGGTGGTCCTGCTGCTGGCCGGCGTTTCGTTTCTGGTGCTCTGGGAAGCCGACGATGCCAGTCGCGTTACCGTCGACGGCAGTCTCGCCGACTGGGAGGGCGTCGCGCGCAACGCCGATGCGCAGGGCGACGCCGGCAATGCCAATATCGACCTCGTAGCGACAGCGGCGCAAGCGGACGCAGTCTACCTCTCGCTGCTGACGACTACTGCCGAGCCAATCTTTACCACTCAGGGTGGGCACACATTGCGCATACTCATCGACTCTGATACCGACGCGGCGACCGGCTACGCGCTTCCCGGACTGGGCGCCGACCACCTCATCGAGATTTATGGTCGTTCACAGGCGGTGCTGACTGCGACGCTCTACACATTCGACGACAATCGCGACAGCCATGACTGGAATGGCTTTGCTGCGCTCACCACCCTCAACGCCCGCACTGCCGGTGCCTCGCTCGAGACGCAGGTGCCGCTCTTTGACCTCGGGATGGATGATGGCGACGACGTACGGCTCCTGTGGCAGACTGCCGACGACTTCGGGAATAGCGATTTTTCGGATTTGGTAATTGGCCTCGTATCGGAACCGAAGTCCGTCACCGCAGCGGTTGCCGCAGCGCAGGCAACCGGCAACGCCTATTATGAAGGGGAAGAAATTACGATCGACGGTGAATTCGAAGACTGGTCGCACGTGGAAAAATATGCTGACCGGGACAGCCCTGGAGACGCTGAAAATCCTGACATTGACATCCGGGAATACGCTGGCGTTACCTATGGGGCTGATTCATTCTTTTACCTGAACGTCGAGGGAAATATCCTGACCGGGACTGCCGTTCCTGCAAACAGGGCGCGCAATGCGCCTGATACTGGAACCCGGGACGAGAAGCTGGCGCCAGTCCCGGTTTCAACCACGAGTAACCAGGAATCAAGTCCCCTCCCAGTCCTGACTGGGGAAGACAGCCTATACGTTTTCCTTGATACCAATGGCGAAATTCCATTCGGATACAGGGTCAACGAGTTTTTCTACGCCAGCCAGATGATTGAAATAACGGGAAAACAGGGGATTATCCTGGCTTCCAACCTCTATAATTACAGCTCATATGGCGACTCCGAATCGTGGGAATGGCAGTTTCAGGAGCGCATCAATTCGGCAACGGGCCAGAACGAAATTGAAATCCTGGTCAGGGAGCTACCATTGCAGTATGCAGTCCATTTCCACCTAGTTTCCTGGGAGACGGAATACGATAATTCCACGATTTTCCTGATTGACCGAAGCGCGGGGATGTCCCGCGGTACGCTGGATACCGAGGTCCAGTTCCACAGCAGTGATATCGCAGAGACCCTCGGCAGTACGGTCCAGTCCACGTTTGATTCTTCGAACAACCGCATCGTCCTGATATACGACCAGGCTAGTGACGACGACGGATACGCCGTCGTCGGGGAAGTAAAGAGCGACGGTTCCATCTCCTTTGGAACTCCGGTAGAGTGGAGTGCCAACCAGAATGTAGCATATTACGACGTAACGTTCGATTCGAACGTAGATAAGGTGGTCATCATCTACAGGGACGCCAGCGGCCACGGAAACGGCATCGTCGGAACCGTAGATTCCAGCGATAATTCCATCTCATTCGGCTCTGAATACCAGTTCCAGACCGGGTCTACGCTGTTCCCCTCCGCGACATTTGATTCAGGCAATAACAAGGTCGTATTCTGCTACGCCGAAGGGACTTCGGGCGGTCTCTCCTGTATCATAGCAACGGTCTCTGGAACAGAAATCAGTTACGGTACGGAAGCGAGCATAACCACAGATGATACCGACTGGACTGATGTTGTGTATGTCGGCAGCAGCAAGTTCGTCACTGTCTGGGAAGATGCGACAAATTCGGTGGGTGAGGCGATTGTCGGCAGCATTTCGGGGACCGCCATTACCTACGGCTCGGCAGCCGAATTCGAGTCGGCGGCTGTGCAGTTCGTCAAGATTGACTACAGCTCATCCGACGACAAGGTGGTTGTTGCATACCAGGACGATGCCGACGGTGATGACGGAACCGCAGTCGTGGGTACGGTTTCCGGAACTTCCATCTCGTTCGGGACGCCGGTGGATTTCAGTACGGTCGCCGTGGATTACCCTGACGTCTGCATTGCGAATGGTGTTGTTGTAATCGCATACGAAAAAAAATCCGCCAATACCGGCTGGGTTGTTGAAGGCGTGATTGACGGCACATCGCTGGACTTCAGCCAGGGTTCCTCCAGCGCCCAGCAATTCAGTTCGAACAACATCCAGCGCATAACGGTTGTCCATGATCCCAATGTCGACAAATTCGCAATCGCCTACAGGGATACGACCGATTCCGAAGGCAATGCCCTTTCGTTCACGTCCGCCATCCCCGAGTTCCCGACCCTGCTGCTGCCGATAGCCTCGGTGCTGGCGATAACCTCTTTCCATTGGCGGCGCTCCCGCAATCCATGACTCGTCGTATTTCCTCCGGCTCCGACTGGGAGCGGCGCGCGAGCTACTCGCGCGCCGTGGTCGCGGGCGAGTGGGTGTTCGTCTCGGGAACAACCGGCTTCGACTACGCGACGATGGAGATTTCCGATGACGTCGCCGAGCAGGCGGAGCGGGCGCTCGACAACATCGTCGCAGCGCTGGCGGAAGCGGGTTGCAGCCTGGACGACGTGGTGCGCGTGACTTATATACTGGTTGATGAGAATGATTTCAAGTGTATCGTGCCGGTAATCGGCTGCCGCTTTGCCGTCGCGCGGCCAGCGGCGACCGCGCTTATCGCGAAGCTGGTCGACCCACGCATCCGCGTCGAGATTGAAGTTACGGCGCGGCTGCCGGCCGGTGAACGGTAAGGCTCAGGCGCGGACGACGCGCGCCTTCACGTCACCGAGCGCAGCCATGACGTTGCGCGTATCGACCACCAGTGGCGCGTGCTCGCCGACCAGCGCGTAATCGACGTCATTGTGGTCGGTGACAATGAGCACGCCGTCGCAGTCGCGCAGCACTTCCGCAGTCAGCGGTGTTGATTTGCGGCTGCGGTATTCGGCGACGAATGGGTCATGGTAGCTGACACGGGCGCCCTTGACCTCGAGCAGCTCTAGCAGCCGCCCGGCAGGCGATTCGCGGGTGTCGTCGATGTTGCGCTTGTAAGCAGCCCCCAATAGCAGGACGCGGCTGCCGCGAATCGCCTTGCCGTCGTCGTTGAGTGCGCGGAGCAGGCGGTGGCCAACATGCTCGGTCATCGCCATGTTCAGCTCGCCCGCGAGCTCGATGAAGCGTGCGGTGGTGTTGAACTCTTTTGCGCGCCACGCCAGGTAAAACGGGTCGACCGGGATGCAGTGGCCACCCATGCCAGGGCCGGGGTAGAAGGGCATGAAGCCGAAGGGCTTGGTCGCGGCGGCGTCGACTACCTCCCAGATGTTGACGTCCATGCGGTCGAGCACCAGCTTGAGCTCGTTGACCATAGTGATGTTCACGGCGCGGAAGATGTTCTCCATCAGCTTGGTCGCCTCCGCAGTTTCCGGGCTGGAAACGGGGATGGTGCGCGGCACTACCGATTCGTAGAGCGCGACCGCCATATCGCGGCAGGTATCGGTGTGGCCGCCGACCACCTTGGGGATGTCGCCCATCCCGTAATTTGCGTTGCCGGGGTCCTCGCGCTCGGGCGAGTACGCCAGGAAGAAGTCCGCGCCGGCGCGCAGCCCGCTTGCCTCGAGCCGCGGCAGAAGCAGCTCGCGCGTCGTGCCGGGCCAGGTCGTCGATTCGAGCGCGACCAGCTGTCCGGGGCGCAGCGTCGCAGTGATGGCATCCGCGGCCGCCTCGACATGGCTCATGTCGGGCTGGTGGTGCTGGTCGAGCGGGGTCGGGACGCAGATGAGTACCGCGTCCGCCTCGCCCAGCCGCGCGAAATCGGTGGTCGCCTCTCCGCCCTGCGCCAGTTCGCGCATCGCCTTGCGGGGAATGTGTCGCATCACCCGCTCGCCGCGGTTGACTTGCGCGACACGCTGCGAATCGGTGTCGAAGCCGAGCACGGGAAAGCCGGCGCGCGCGAAGCCGATTGAGAGCGGCAGCCCGACGTAGCCCAGTCCGACGACGCCGACGGTGGCCTCGCGGGATTTGATGCGCTGCTGGAGCTGTTTTGCGGGGGTGCTCACGGCGCTTGCCAGCCGACGGGGATTTTAAACTTCGACGACCCAGCCGAACTCGTCGGGTGCGTCACCGTGCTGGATGGCGGTCAGCGCCTCGTAGAGCGCGCGCGTGCGGGGACCGACTTTGCTGCCGCTGAACTGGTGGTCCTCGCCCTCGTAGCTGATGCAGCCGATGGGTGAGATGACCGCGGCGGTGCCGGAGCAGAAGAGCTCGTCTGCCTTGAGCGCCTCGTCGACGGAGACGTCTCGCTCCTCGACCTGCATCCCGAAGCGCTCCGCCGCCAGTTGCAGCACTGAGTCGCGGGTCACGCCGGACAGGATGGAGCCGCTCAATGCGGGCGTTACGAGTGTGTCGCCAAAGAGCGCGAAGAAATTGGCGGCG
This region of Candidatus Poseidoniia archaeon genomic DNA includes:
- a CDS encoding RidA family protein, with the protein product MTRRISSGSDWERRASYSRAVVAGEWVFVSGTTGFDYATMEISDDVAEQAERALDNIVAALAEAGCSLDDVVRVTYILVDENDFKCIVPVIGCRFAVARPAATALIAKLVDPRIRVEIEVTARLPAGER
- a CDS encoding nucleotide sugar dehydrogenase, which produces MSTPAKQLQQRIKSREATVGVVGLGYVGLPLSIGFARAGFPVLGFDTDSQRVAQVNRGERVMRHIPRKAMRELAQGGEATTDFARLGEADAVLICVPTPLDQHHQPDMSHVEAAADAITATLRPGQLVALESTTWPGTTRELLLPRLEASGLRAGADFFLAYSPEREDPGNANYGMGDIPKVVGGHTDTCRDMAVALYESVVPRTIPVSSPETAEATKLMENIFRAVNITMVNELKLVLDRMDVNIWEVVDAAATKPFGFMPFYPGPGMGGHCIPVDPFYLAWRAKEFNTTARFIELAGELNMAMTEHVGHRLLRALNDDGKAIRGSRVLLLGAAYKRNIDDTRESPAGRLLELLEVKGARVSYHDPFVAEYRSRKSTPLTAEVLRDCDGVLIVTDHNDVDYALVGEHAPLVVDTRNVMAALGDVKARVVRA